From one Eriocheir sinensis breed Jianghai 21 chromosome 58, ASM2467909v1, whole genome shotgun sequence genomic stretch:
- the LOC126985067 gene encoding putative protein TPRXL isoform X26 encodes MGHKASCEKANVVVSLREGLCRPDTLRVSYRSGGSLRRQREIASFTFPGTGWWCAEGIAACEAEGGLSMPLATLKQKDGNRTVHLRCDSSRGTLIKGSMTLGRFLDNLNFLHFSLYCDAGDSSAAYTSMRCNGQRCVEAARPPMNHQPNSVKEASDPTKASTTQAGDGSAITKASSTQAGDGSAITKASTAQAGDGSAITKASTTQAGDGSAITKASSTQAGDGSAITKASSTQAGDGSAITKASSTQAGDGSAITKASSTQAGDGSAITKASSTQAGDVTAITKASSTQAGDVTAITKASTTQAGDGSAPTPSSGDKVDDVEEDSVVMTPASKCEVNSVSKPSGTAPDYTNQTRRRRKAKKPKRPAVDRDAVIPKRRSAPQTWADAFVDGTAICAIIVSGVLAYWTYW; translated from the exons atgggtCACAAAGCATCCTGCGAGAAAGCGAACGTGGTTGTTAGCCTGCGAGAAGGCCTGTGCAGGCCGGACACCTTGAGGGTGTCTTACAGGAGCGGCGGCTCCCTCAGGAGGCAGCGGGAGATTGCCTCCTTTACCTTCCCCGGGACCGGCTGGTGGTGCGCCGAGGGGATAGCGGCGTGTGAGGCCGAGGGCGGCCTGAGCATGCCTTTGGCCACACTCAAGCAAAAGGACGGCAACAGGACCGTCCACCTGCGCTGCGACTCCAGCAGGGGGACCCTGATAAAGGGATCGATGACTTTGGGCAGATTCCTTGATAACCTCAACTTCCTGCACTTTTCGTTGTACTGTGACGCCGGAGACTCAAGCGCCGCCTACACGAGCATGCGGTGCAACGGGCAGCGCTGCGTTGAGGCCGCGCGGCCCCCAATGAATCACCAGCCAAATAGCGTGAAAGAAGCCAGTGACCCCACCAAAGCCTCAACCACCCAGGCAGGTGATGGCAGCGCCATCACCAAGGCCTCATCAACCCAGGCAGGTGATGGCAGCGCCATCACCAAAGCCTCAACTGCCCAGGCAGGTGATGGCAGCGCCATCACCAAAGCCTCAACTACCCAGGCAGGTGATGGCAGCGCCATCACCAAGGCCTCATCAACCCAGGCAGGTGATGGCAGCGCCATCACCAAGGCCTCATCAACCCAGGCAGGTGATGGCAGCGCCATCACCAAGGCCTCATCAACCCAGGCAGGTGATGGCAGCGCCATCACCAAGGCCTCATCAACCCAGGCAG GTGATGGCAGCGCCATCACCAAGGCCTCATCAACCCAGGCAG GTGATGTCACCGCCATCACCAAGGCCTCATCAACCCAGGCAGGTGATGTCACCGCCATCACCAAAGCCTCAACCACCCAGGCAGGTGATGGCAGCGCCCCAACCCCTTCCTCAGGTGACAAGGTCGATGATGTGGAGGAAGACAGTGTGGTGATGACCCCGGCCTCGAAATGTGAGGTCAATTCTGTGAGCAAACCCAGCGGCACGGCCCCGGACTACACCAACCAGACTCGACGCCGCCGGAAGGCCAAGAAGCCCAAACGACCTGCCGTGGATAGGGACGCCGTGATTCCCAAGAGACGCAGCGCGCCGCAAACATGGGCGGACGCATTTGTGGACGGCACGGCGATCTGTGCCATCATCGTGTCCGGCGTCCTGGCGTACTGGACGTACTGGTGA
- the LOC126985067 gene encoding uncharacterized protein LOC126985067 isoform X6, protein MGHKASCEKANVVVSLREGLCRPDTLRVSYRSGGSLRRQREIASFTFPGTGWWCAEGIAACEAEGGLSMPLATLKQKDGNRTVHLRCDSSRGTLIKGSMTLGRFLDNLNFLHFSLYCDAGDSSAAYTSMRCNGQRCVEAARPPMNHQPNSVKEASDPTKASTTQAGDGSAITKASSTQAGDGSAITKASTAQAGDGSAITKASTTQAGDGSAITKASSTQAGDGSAITKASSTQAGDGSAITKASSTQAGDGSAITKASSTQAGDGSAITKASSIQAGDGSAITKASSTQAGDVTAITKASSTQAGDVTAITKASSTQAGDVTAITKASTTQAGDGSAPTPSSGDKVDDVEEDSVVMTPASKCEVNSVSKPSGTAPDYTNQTRRRRKAKKPKRPAVDRDAVIPKRRSAPQTWADAFVDGTAICAIIVSGVLAYWTYW, encoded by the exons atgggtCACAAAGCATCCTGCGAGAAAGCGAACGTGGTTGTTAGCCTGCGAGAAGGCCTGTGCAGGCCGGACACCTTGAGGGTGTCTTACAGGAGCGGCGGCTCCCTCAGGAGGCAGCGGGAGATTGCCTCCTTTACCTTCCCCGGGACCGGCTGGTGGTGCGCCGAGGGGATAGCGGCGTGTGAGGCCGAGGGCGGCCTGAGCATGCCTTTGGCCACACTCAAGCAAAAGGACGGCAACAGGACCGTCCACCTGCGCTGCGACTCCAGCAGGGGGACCCTGATAAAGGGATCGATGACTTTGGGCAGATTCCTTGATAACCTCAACTTCCTGCACTTTTCGTTGTACTGTGACGCCGGAGACTCAAGCGCCGCCTACACGAGCATGCGGTGCAACGGGCAGCGCTGCGTTGAGGCCGCGCGGCCCCCAATGAATCACCAGCCAAATAGCGTGAAAGAAGCCAGTGACCCCACCAAAGCCTCAACCACCCAGGCAGGTGATGGCAGCGCCATCACCAAGGCCTCATCAACCCAGGCAGGTGATGGCAGCGCCATCACCAAAGCCTCAACTGCCCAGGCAGGTGATGGCAGCGCCATCACCAAAGCCTCAACTACCCAGGCAGGTGATGGCAGCGCCATCACCAAGGCCTCATCAACCCAGGCAGGTGATGGCAGCGCCATCACCAAGGCCTCATCAACCCAGGCAGGTGATGGCAGCGCCATCACCAAGGCCTCATCAACCCAGGCAGGTGATGGCAGCGCCATCACCAAGGCCTCATCAACCCAGGCAG GTGATGGCAGCGCCATCACCAAGGCCTCATCAATACAGGCAGGTGATGGCAGCGCCATCACCAAGGCCTCATCAACCCAGGCAGGTGATGTCACCGCCATCACCAAGGCCTCATCAACCCAGGCAGGTGATGTCACCGCCATCACCAAGGCCTCATCAACCCAGGCAGGTGATGTCACCGCCATCACCAAAGCCTCAACCACCCAGGCAGGTGATGGCAGCGCCCCAACCCCTTCCTCAGGTGACAAGGTCGATGATGTGGAGGAAGACAGTGTGGTGATGACCCCGGCCTCGAAATGTGAGGTCAATTCTGTGAGCAAACCCAGCGGCACGGCCCCGGACTACACCAACCAGACTCGACGCCGCCGGAAGGCCAAGAAGCCCAAACGACCTGCCGTGGATAGGGACGCCGTGATTCCCAAGAGACGCAGCGCGCCGCAAACATGGGCGGACGCATTTGTGGACGGCACGGCGATCTGTGCCATCATCGTGTCCGGCGTCCTGGCGTACTGGACGTACTGGTGA